One Triticum dicoccoides isolate Atlit2015 ecotype Zavitan chromosome 5B, WEW_v2.0, whole genome shotgun sequence genomic window carries:
- the LOC119309406 gene encoding uncharacterized protein LOC119309406: MARTAMGRRRRPDRISALSDDLLLLVLRRLDIRTAVGTTALSRRWACLRGELPILDLSVDAMLPPRYHRWVQLHGVVGKGGGFQYDLRQVSRELMPNIRRYEHRAMRALTRSVQSFLDAGTAGRRRRISRLRLEFFVTPQSTECMNRLIVEAMDACGVDDLQVVAKPIFWRRGAVHTFASHGLCKESSASRLQSLKLGGCMIPPLHEYGALTRLVLQDIPKSTPVATYQGVFTSCQQLQVLHLISCRCSGGVIFVDAPMSKIKELVVDDCRFTQLRLRALPNLESLASLSLGPTVFLESASFPCLRKFNLTSCLGVTMQGFREYLKRHWKIDHESLLENMPEISSLIVRISGPYRWIVPSPSTTMLLPNLRRLLVADVPSSWDVSWPRLLLETAPSLEVLHLHIAATCTEDEPSDNIRWKPTTLLRHQHLEEFVMVGYEGTERQIYLVKFVVGVCTLLRQVSIFKNGHARNKGHWDWELVTQQHSWTDQEKDNTVKHIMDGVSPLSPAAPVKLVFG; the protein is encoded by the coding sequence ATGGCCAGGACCGCGATGGGTCGCCGGCGGCGTCCGGACCGGATCAGCGCCCTCTCCGACGATCTCCTCCTTTTGGTCCTGCGCCGCCTCGACATCCGGACGGCGGTCGGCACCACGGCGCTCTCCAGGCGCTGGGCTTGCCTCCGCGGCGAGCTCCCCATCCTCGACTTGAGTGTCGACGCGATGCTCCCGCCGCGCTACCACCGCTGGGTCCAGCTCCACGGCGTCGTCGGGAAAGGTGGTGGTTTCCAGTACGACCTGCGTCAAGTGTCAAGAGAGCTGATGCCCAACATCAGGAGGTACGAGCATCGCGCCATGCGCGCTTTGACCAGGTCCGTCCAGAGCTTCTTGGACGCTGGAACCGCCGGCCGCCGGAGGAGGATCAGTAGGCTGAGGCTCGAGTTCTTCGTCACCCCACAAAGCACCGAATGCATGAATCGGCTTATAGTCGAGGCCATGGATGCTTGTGGGGTGGATGACCTCCAAGTTGTTGCTAAGCCAATTTTCTGGCGACGAGGCGCAGTCCACACCTTCGCCAGCCATGGCCTCTGCAAGGAGTCCAGTGCGTCACGCCTGCAAAGCCTCAAGCTTGGTGGCTGCATGATCCCGCCGCTGCACGAGTACGGTGCGCTCACTAGGCTCGTCCTGCAGGACATACCTAAATCGACGCCCGTGGCAACCTACCAGGGGGTCTTCACCTCTTGCCAGCAGCTGCAGGTGCTGCATCTCATCTCCTGCCGGTGCAGCGGCGGGGTGATATTCGTGGACGCCCCCATGTCAAAAATCAAGGAGCTCGTTGTGGATGACTGCAGATTCACACAGTTACGTCTAAGGGCTCTGCCCAATCTCGAGAGCCTAGCCTCCCTCTCCCTGGGACCTACGGTGTTCCTCGAGTCCGCCTCCTTCCCTTGTCTCAGAAAATTTAACCTCACCTCATGCCTCGGCGTGACAATGCAAGGATTTCGCGAATACCTGAAGCGACACTGGAAGATAGACCATGAGTCGCTTCTCGAAAACATGCCAGAAATATCGAGTCTGATTGTCAGGATCAGTGGACCTTACAGATGGATCGTGCCGTCCCCGTCGACGACGATGTTGTTGCCTAACCTGAGGCGGTTGCTGGTCGCCGACGTGCCTTCGTCCTGGGACGTCTCATGGCCCCGCCTCCTGCTTGAGACGGCGCCTTCCCTGGAGGTCCTCCACCTTCACATTGCCGCCACTTGCACAGAAGATGAGCCCAGTGACAACATACGCTGGAAACCAACCACGCTTCTCCGTCACCAGCACCTGGAAGAGTTTGTGATGGTTGGTTACGAGGGAACAGAGAGGCAGATTTACCTTGTCAAGTTTGTAGTGGGAGTATGCACATTGTTGCGCCAGGTCTCCATCTTCAAGAACGGGCATGCTCGCAACAAGGGGCACTGGGACTGGGAGTTGGTGACGCAGCAACATTCCTGGACTGACCAGGAGAAGGACAACACAGTGAAGCACATCATGGATGGGGTTTCTCCTTTGTCACCTGCTGCTCCGGTTAAACTAGTTTTTGGCTGA